One window from the genome of Desulfobotulus pelophilus encodes:
- a CDS encoding sigma-54-dependent Fis family transcriptional regulator — MMAFERLLFEISSKFVNIPASEVDQEINDAIRKIVEFLGIDQSVFGEFKDGSHELRISHGYTAHIWPENPGIILNALAPNITLRLKRGEVVNLSSLPDDAPEDWYEERQYAEKVGLKSCVGVSLKIGGSVLGVILFESYRKHQNWTETSIQHMRLLAQVFAGALERKQTELKLRKAFDTIQELSERLKAENSYLKETILSENRYSHIIGSSPAMTEVLNRMEQVAVTDASVLLMGETGTGKTVLAELVHAISRRSTKTMIKVNCAALPSNLLESEFFGHEKGAFTGAATKKIGRFAIAHGSTLFLDEIGELPLDLQAKFLRVLDDGEFEPIGSNRTVRVNVRIVAATNRNLARMVQEGTFRSDLYYRLNVYPILVPPLRERREDIPEMVHSFIHQLSKSMGRHIGPQSEKDMAAMTAYSWPGNIRELKNVVENAMISSQGTVLSLRPPPGDHAYPPQESRNHAEAERQLILSTLQQARGRIKGAGGAAAMLELKPSTLYSKMKKLGIRNPWKSPDP; from the coding sequence ATGATGGCCTTTGAACGACTCCTCTTTGAAATATCATCCAAGTTCGTCAACATTCCTGCTTCGGAAGTGGATCAGGAAATTAATGATGCCATCAGAAAGATTGTGGAGTTTCTCGGCATTGACCAGAGTGTTTTCGGAGAATTCAAGGATGGCAGCCATGAACTGAGGATAAGCCACGGGTATACCGCCCATATATGGCCGGAAAACCCGGGCATTATCCTCAATGCCCTCGCTCCCAACATCACCCTCCGCCTCAAGCGGGGCGAGGTGGTTAACCTTTCCAGCCTTCCCGATGACGCACCGGAAGACTGGTATGAAGAACGTCAGTATGCGGAAAAAGTGGGGCTCAAATCATGTGTGGGCGTAAGCCTCAAGATCGGAGGGTCCGTACTGGGAGTCATCCTTTTTGAATCCTACCGCAAACACCAGAACTGGACGGAAACCTCCATTCAGCACATGCGGCTTCTGGCTCAGGTATTTGCCGGTGCGCTGGAACGCAAACAAACCGAACTCAAGCTCAGAAAAGCCTTTGACACCATACAGGAGCTGTCTGAACGCCTGAAAGCAGAAAACAGTTATCTCAAAGAAACCATCCTCAGTGAAAACCGCTACTCCCACATAATCGGCAGCAGTCCGGCCATGACAGAGGTACTGAACCGCATGGAACAGGTGGCCGTGACCGATGCCTCCGTTCTGCTCATGGGAGAAACGGGCACAGGCAAAACCGTTCTGGCAGAACTGGTCCATGCCATAAGCCGCCGAAGTACCAAAACCATGATCAAGGTCAATTGTGCGGCCCTGCCATCCAATCTTCTGGAAAGCGAGTTCTTCGGGCATGAAAAAGGAGCTTTTACAGGAGCGGCAACCAAAAAAATCGGGCGTTTTGCCATAGCCCATGGGTCTACCCTCTTTCTGGATGAAATAGGGGAGCTGCCTCTGGATCTCCAGGCTAAATTCCTCAGAGTACTGGATGACGGTGAGTTTGAACCCATTGGCAGCAACCGCACCGTACGTGTCAATGTCCGCATTGTGGCAGCCACAAACCGGAATCTGGCCCGGATGGTACAAGAGGGGACGTTTCGATCCGACCTCTACTACCGGCTGAATGTGTATCCCATACTCGTCCCCCCGCTCCGAGAAAGGCGGGAAGACATACCGGAAATGGTACACTCTTTTATTCATCAGCTTTCCAAAAGCATGGGCCGACATATTGGTCCCCAGTCAGAAAAAGACATGGCAGCCATGACCGCCTATTCCTGGCCGGGCAATATCCGTGAGCTGAAAAATGTGGTGGAAAACGCCATGATTTCTTCCCAGGGAACTGTCCTTTCCCTGCGCCCTCCTCCGGGCGATCATGCATATCCACCACAGGAATCACGGAACCATGCCGAAGCAGAACGCCAGCTGATTCTCTCTACGCTGCAGCAGGCCAGAGGCAGAATTAAGGGCGCGGGTGGAGCCGCCGCCATGTTAGAACTGAAACCATCCACCCTCTACTCCAAAATGAAAAAACTCGGCATCCGTAATCCGTGGAAATCTCCCGATCCCTGA